One region of Termitidicoccus mucosus genomic DNA includes:
- a CDS encoding exo-alpha-sialidase: protein MKQIYALLLLFLALAAGAAESFNSADHLIPGNGFVPLRPSPRGLCHYALPDGRILAASAGSDLLVSTDGMKTFPTVIPVAPGFRPALRIVRIGVTSAGAWIVILRAPHTPEKLGEFWDKTTRDYNPRLTGGQLFATRSTDEGKTWSSPAMISDPALTIGFPPRNIVETPRKTLLLLAQYRTPKPGRHTVAVLRSTDDGRTWRELPARFDLPNSNGNHDGLVEPVMIQLRDPAGAVWILFRTNLGTLWESRSTDDGLTWTPLRPTPVRASSSPAAILRLSDGRLVLVWNPWQDSEGWVPPMQGGADSGQRSLALASWQRRELVLATSRDEGATWSKPLVVARAPKNNHRIDYISLIEYKKQLHLLGGLNAAIPLDRLPSGSPEPPFAEKIRARLEELDRDYSLSAGQKKQIQALLEKQSADIAAAQSDTSLHQAAKNEKINRINKGFNQELSGLFTPEQKKIQREKIRAKSKAAAAGKQTK from the coding sequence GTGAAACAAATATACGCACTTCTCCTGCTTTTCCTCGCGCTTGCCGCCGGCGCGGCCGAGTCCTTCAACTCCGCCGACCACCTCATCCCCGGCAACGGCTTCGTCCCGCTCCGCCCGTCCCCGCGCGGTCTTTGCCATTACGCCCTCCCTGACGGGCGCATCCTCGCCGCCTCGGCGGGAAGCGACCTCCTCGTCTCCACCGACGGCATGAAGACCTTCCCGACCGTCATCCCCGTCGCCCCCGGCTTCCGGCCCGCGCTGCGCATTGTCCGCATCGGCGTCACCTCCGCCGGCGCGTGGATTGTCATCCTCCGCGCGCCCCACACCCCGGAAAAACTCGGCGAATTCTGGGACAAGACAACCCGCGACTACAACCCGCGCCTGACCGGCGGGCAGCTTTTCGCCACCCGCTCCACCGACGAGGGCAAAACCTGGTCGTCGCCCGCCATGATTTCCGACCCCGCGCTCACCATCGGTTTCCCGCCGCGCAACATCGTTGAAACCCCGCGCAAAACCCTGCTCCTTCTCGCCCAATACCGCACGCCCAAACCCGGCCGCCACACCGTCGCCGTGCTCCGCTCCACCGATGACGGGCGCACCTGGCGCGAGCTCCCCGCCCGCTTCGACCTTCCCAACTCCAACGGAAACCACGACGGCCTCGTCGAGCCGGTGATGATACAACTGCGCGACCCCGCCGGCGCCGTCTGGATTCTCTTCCGCACCAATCTCGGCACCCTTTGGGAATCCCGCTCCACCGACGACGGACTCACTTGGACACCCCTGCGTCCGACCCCGGTCCGCGCCAGCTCCTCGCCCGCCGCCATCCTGCGCCTTTCCGACGGACGCCTCGTGCTCGTCTGGAATCCCTGGCAGGATTCCGAGGGCTGGGTCCCGCCCATGCAAGGCGGTGCGGATTCCGGCCAGCGCTCCCTCGCCCTCGCGAGCTGGCAGCGCCGCGAACTCGTCCTCGCCACCTCCCGCGACGAAGGCGCCACTTGGAGCAAGCCGCTCGTCGTCGCCCGCGCCCCGAAGAACAATCACCGCATAGATTATATCTCCCTCATCGAATACAAAAAACAGCTCCACCTGCTCGGTGGCCTGAACGCCGCCATCCCCCTCGACCGGCTGCCCTCCGGCAGCCCGGAGCCTCCATTCGCCGAAAAAATCCGCGCGCGGCTGGAGGAATTGGATCGCGATTATTCGCTCTCCGCCGGCCAGAAAAAACAAATTCAGGCGCTCCTCGAAAAACAATCCGCCGACATTGCCGCCGCGCAGTCCGACACCTCGCTCCACCAAGCGGCCAAAAACGAAAAAATCAACCGCATCAACAAGGGTTTTAATCAAGAACTCTCCGGCCTCTTCACCCCGGAGCAGAAAAAAATCCAGCGCGAAAAAATCCGCGCGAAGAGCAAGGCGGCGGCTGCGGGAAAACAAACGAAGTGA
- a CDS encoding aldose epimerase family protein, whose translation MKTTTIPALLAISLLFAMTACIKIEHTVIPITKSGLLRTDFQQEIDGKKSDLYVLTNKNGVEIAVTSYGARVVSWLTPDRAGKFDDIVLGYDNVQGYVASAEPYFGAAIGRYGNRIAKGRFTLDGAHYAIPANNGENALHGGPRGFQSFVWDTRQPDHRTLEFTHLSQDGDQGFPGNLQVKMVYTLTDDNELKITYEATTDKPTPVNLTHHSFFNLHGTRDGTDGDRLRTINDHLLTLHASHYTPVAPDLIPTGELPAVEGTPMDFRAPVPIGARINADFTQLKNGAGYDHNWILDRPATDAGTGKLYLAARAVEPASGRVLEVRTDQPAIQFYGGNFLNDTFKGKHGKTYAHRTAFCLETQHYPDSPNQPAFPSTILRPGQTYRHLCIYKTLVE comes from the coding sequence ATGAAAACAACAACCATCCCGGCCTTGCTGGCCATCTCCCTCCTGTTTGCCATGACCGCCTGCATCAAAATCGAACATACCGTCATCCCCATCACCAAATCCGGCCTGCTCCGTACCGACTTCCAGCAGGAAATTGACGGGAAAAAATCCGATCTCTACGTCCTCACGAACAAAAACGGCGTCGAGATCGCCGTGACAAGTTATGGTGCCCGCGTCGTTTCCTGGCTCACCCCCGACCGCGCCGGGAAATTCGACGACATCGTCCTCGGCTACGATAACGTCCAAGGCTACGTCGCCTCTGCCGAACCCTACTTCGGCGCCGCCATCGGCCGCTACGGCAACCGCATCGCCAAAGGCAGATTCACCCTCGACGGAGCGCACTACGCCATCCCTGCCAACAACGGCGAAAACGCCCTTCACGGCGGCCCGCGCGGCTTCCAGTCATTCGTCTGGGACACCAGGCAACCCGACCACCGCACCCTCGAGTTCACCCACCTCTCGCAAGACGGCGACCAGGGCTTCCCCGGCAACCTCCAAGTCAAAATGGTCTACACGTTGACCGACGACAACGAACTCAAAATCACCTACGAAGCCACCACCGACAAACCCACCCCCGTCAACCTCACTCACCACTCCTTCTTCAACCTCCACGGCACCCGCGACGGCACCGATGGCGACCGCCTCCGCACCATCAACGACCATCTCCTCACCCTCCACGCCAGCCACTACACTCCCGTCGCCCCCGACCTCATCCCCACCGGCGAACTCCCCGCCGTCGAAGGAACGCCCATGGACTTCCGCGCGCCCGTCCCCATCGGCGCCCGCATCAACGCCGACTTCACCCAACTCAAAAACGGCGCCGGCTACGACCACAACTGGATCCTCGACCGCCCCGCCACCGACGCCGGCACCGGCAAGCTCTACCTCGCCGCCCGCGCCGTTGAACCCGCCAGCGGCCGCGTCCTCGAAGTCCGCACCGACCAGCCCGCCATCCAGTTCTACGGCGGCAACTTTCTGAACGACACTTTTAAAGGCAAACACGGCAAAACCTACGCCCACCGCACCGCTTTCTGCCTCGAAACGCAACACTACCCCGACAGCCCCAACCAGCCGGCATTCCCCTCCACCATCCTCCGCCCCGGCCAAACCTACCGCCACCTCTGCATATATAAAACCCTCGTCGAATAA